A window of the Bradyrhizobium diazoefficiens genome harbors these coding sequences:
- a CDS encoding FMN-dependent NADH-azoreductase, producing MKLLHIDSSVLGPHSVSRQVSAAVVDRLRQATPSLDLVYRDLTQTPLAHLTGSHLAAAQGAPAPAELAPDLAASAAVLNEFLDADIVVIGAPMYNFTIPSQLKAWIDRILVAGKTFKYGANGPQGLAGDKRLIVAISRGGYYGADTPAALGEHLETYLRWVFGFIGITHPEFILADGIKVGPDHREKALAGALQAATSLRAA from the coding sequence ATGAAACTCCTCCATATCGACTCCAGCGTGCTCGGCCCCCACTCCGTCTCCAGGCAGGTTTCCGCCGCCGTCGTCGACCGGCTGCGGCAGGCCACGCCCTCGCTCGACCTCGTCTATCGCGACCTGACCCAGACTCCGCTTGCTCACCTCACCGGCTCGCATCTTGCGGCAGCCCAGGGCGCGCCTGCGCCCGCGGAACTCGCACCCGATCTCGCGGCGAGCGCGGCCGTTCTGAACGAGTTCCTCGATGCCGACATCGTCGTGATCGGCGCGCCGATGTACAACTTCACCATCCCGAGCCAGCTCAAGGCCTGGATCGACCGCATCCTCGTGGCGGGGAAGACCTTCAAGTACGGCGCGAACGGGCCGCAGGGTCTTGCCGGCGACAAGCGCCTGATCGTGGCGATCTCACGCGGCGGCTATTACGGCGCCGATACGCCTGCCGCGCTCGGCGAACATCTCGAAACCTACCTGCGCTGGGTGTTCGGCTTCATCGGCATCACCCATCCCGAGTTCATCCTCGCCGACGGCATCAAGGTCGGGCCGGATCATCGCGAGAAAGCGCTAGCCGGCGCGCTTCAGGCCGCCACCAGCTTGCGTGCGGCGTAA
- a CDS encoding winged helix-turn-helix transcriptional regulator translates to MGTSLRPAHTDLPAPRVPDPDHPDCRGVASILSRVGDKWSVFVIMMLSDGPKRFNELKRMINGISQRMLTLTLRGLERDGLVTRTIFPTIPPRVDYELTDLGRGLQQPVKALGEWAIAHQEQIAAARTRFDERNGS, encoded by the coding sequence ATGGGCACATCTTTGAGACCTGCGCACACCGATTTGCCTGCACCGCGGGTGCCGGACCCCGACCATCCCGACTGCCGTGGCGTGGCCTCGATCCTGTCGCGCGTCGGCGACAAATGGAGCGTGTTCGTCATCATGATGCTGAGCGACGGGCCCAAGCGCTTCAACGAGCTGAAGCGCATGATCAATGGCATCTCGCAGCGGATGCTGACGCTGACCTTGCGCGGGCTCGAGCGCGACGGCCTCGTCACGCGCACCATCTTCCCGACCATTCCGCCGCGCGTCGATTACGAGCTGACCGATCTCGGCCGCGGGCTCCAGCAGCCGGTGAAGGCGCTGGGCGAATGGGCGATCGCGCATCAGGAGCAGATCGCGGCGGCACGCACGCGCTTCGACGAGCGCAACGGCTCTTAA
- a CDS encoding winged helix-turn-helix transcriptional regulator, whose protein sequence is MVKRTSFEGDGCPVARSLEAIGDWWTLLIIREAMLGLCRFGEFQSKLGMAKNILSARLRSMLDHGILAMVPASDGSAYQEYVLTPKGRGLFPILVALRQWSEEFDDTPEEIDTIMVDLAKGRPVKKLELHAEDGRLLSLADITLKPRPAPRRRSA, encoded by the coding sequence ATGGTGAAACGAACGAGTTTTGAGGGCGACGGTTGCCCGGTCGCGCGGTCGCTGGAGGCGATCGGCGACTGGTGGACACTCCTGATCATCCGCGAAGCGATGCTCGGCCTTTGCCGCTTCGGCGAGTTTCAGAGCAAGCTCGGGATGGCTAAGAACATTTTGTCGGCCCGGCTGCGATCGATGCTCGACCACGGCATTCTGGCGATGGTCCCCGCCTCCGACGGCAGCGCCTACCAGGAATATGTGCTGACGCCGAAAGGACGCGGCCTCTTCCCAATCCTGGTCGCGCTGCGGCAATGGAGCGAGGAGTTCGACGACACGCCCGAGGAGATCGACACCATCATGGTCGATCTCGCGAAAGGCCGCCCGGTAAAGAAGCTCGAGCTGCACGCCGAGGATGGACGGTTGCTCAGTCTGGCCGATATCACGCTGAAGCCCCGGCCAGCGCCGCGGCGGCGATCGGCTTGA
- a CDS encoding amidase, whose translation MISLADLQRRIEAGELSPDDAIAQSHAAIEAKEKDVRAFVRHDKSAKAQASGPLRGIAVGIKDIIDTANLPTEMGSEIYRGWQPRSDAPVVMMLKRAGATIIGKTTTTAFASRDPTPTLNPHNVGHTPGGSSSGSAAAVGAGMIPLALGTQTGGSVIRPAAYCGAAAIKPSFRMLPTVGVKCYSWALDTVGLFGSRAEDLARGLLAMTGRTEFSGIVAAKAPRIGVVRQEFAEAVEPAAEEGLQVAIKAAEKAGASVQTIDLPEAVQEAWRIHPIIQDFEAHRALAWEFDARHDEIAPMLRASLDETVGLTPQEYDDARRIARRGRRELGELFEGFDVLLTYSAPGTAPAKELASTGSPRYNRLWTLMGNPCVNVPVMKIGGLPIGVQVIARFGNDPGALAAAWFLENALAKSG comes from the coding sequence ATGATCTCACTCGCCGACCTCCAGCGCCGCATTGAAGCGGGGGAGCTTTCGCCCGATGACGCCATCGCCCAGTCGCATGCGGCGATCGAAGCCAAAGAGAAGGACGTCCGCGCCTTCGTTCGTCACGACAAGTCGGCAAAGGCGCAGGCCTCCGGCCCGCTGCGGGGTATTGCGGTCGGCATCAAGGACATCATCGACACCGCCAATCTGCCGACCGAGATGGGTTCGGAGATCTATCGCGGCTGGCAGCCGCGCTCGGACGCGCCTGTGGTGATGATGCTGAAGCGGGCAGGTGCCACCATCATCGGCAAGACCACGACCACGGCGTTCGCCTCGCGCGATCCGACGCCGACGCTCAATCCGCACAATGTCGGCCATACGCCGGGCGGCTCGTCCTCGGGCTCGGCGGCGGCTGTCGGCGCCGGCATGATCCCGCTTGCGCTGGGCACGCAGACTGGCGGCTCGGTGATCCGCCCCGCGGCTTATTGCGGTGCTGCTGCGATAAAACCGTCGTTCCGGATGCTGCCGACGGTGGGCGTGAAATGCTACTCGTGGGCGCTGGACACAGTCGGCCTGTTCGGATCGCGCGCGGAAGATCTCGCGCGCGGCCTGTTGGCGATGACCGGCCGCACCGAATTCTCCGGCATTGTCGCGGCGAAGGCGCCGCGTATCGGCGTGGTCCGGCAGGAGTTCGCCGAGGCCGTGGAGCCGGCGGCTGAGGAGGGCTTGCAGGTTGCCATCAAGGCGGCCGAGAAGGCCGGCGCCAGCGTGCAGACCATCGATCTGCCCGAGGCAGTGCAGGAGGCCTGGCGCATCCATCCGATCATCCAGGATTTTGAGGCGCATCGCGCGCTCGCCTGGGAATTTGACGCGCGCCACGACGAGATCGCGCCGATGCTGCGCGCCAGCCTCGATGAGACCGTCGGACTGACGCCGCAGGAATATGACGACGCTCGCCGGATCGCCCGCCGCGGACGTCGCGAGCTTGGCGAGCTGTTCGAAGGTTTCGACGTGCTGCTCACCTATTCGGCGCCGGGTACTGCGCCGGCCAAGGAGCTCGCCTCGACCGGCTCGCCCCGCTACAACCGGCTGTGGACGCTGATGGGCAACCCTTGCGTCAACGTGCCGGTGATGAAGATCGGTGGCCTCCCGATCGGCGTGCAGGTGATCGCACGCTTCGGCAACGATCCGGGCGCATTGGCGGCGGCGTGGTTTTTGGAAAACGCGCTGGCCAAATCAGGCTAG
- a CDS encoding aspartate carbamoyltransferase catalytic subunit → MTSKSTFVLGHRHLLGIEGLSAADISGLLDLSEEYVELNRQVDKKRTVLRGRTQVNLFFEASTRTQSSFELAGKRLGADVMNMSVSSSSIKKGETLVDTAMTLNAMHPDILVVRHHASGAVELLARKVDGSVINAGDGAHEHPTQALLDALTIRRNKGRIEGLVVAICGDVLHSRVARSNIILLNAMGARVRVVGPSTLLPPGIERMGVEVARDMREGLNGADIVMMLRLQRERMNGSFVPSTSEYFHYFGLDQKKLAYAKPDALVMHPGPMNRGVEIDTAVADGAQSLIREQVEMGVAVRMAVLEALARNLPNA, encoded by the coding sequence ATGACATCGAAATCGACCTTCGTCCTCGGCCACCGGCATTTGCTGGGCATCGAGGGCCTTTCCGCGGCCGACATCAGCGGCCTCCTCGACCTGTCCGAAGAATATGTCGAGCTCAACCGCCAGGTTGACAAGAAGCGCACCGTCCTGCGTGGACGGACGCAAGTAAACCTCTTCTTCGAAGCCTCGACCCGGACCCAGTCTTCGTTCGAGCTCGCCGGGAAACGCCTCGGCGCCGACGTCATGAACATGTCGGTGTCCTCCTCGTCCATCAAGAAGGGCGAGACGCTGGTCGATACCGCGATGACGCTGAACGCCATGCATCCGGATATATTGGTAGTGCGCCATCACGCCTCCGGCGCGGTGGAACTGCTGGCCCGCAAGGTTGACGGTTCCGTGATCAATGCCGGCGACGGCGCGCATGAGCATCCGACCCAGGCGCTGCTCGACGCGCTCACCATCCGCCGCAACAAGGGCCGGATCGAGGGGCTCGTGGTGGCGATCTGCGGCGACGTGCTGCATTCGCGCGTGGCCCGCTCCAACATCATCCTGCTCAACGCCATGGGCGCCCGGGTCCGCGTCGTCGGCCCCTCCACGCTGCTGCCGCCCGGCATCGAGCGGATGGGCGTCGAGGTCGCGCGCGACATGCGCGAGGGGCTCAACGGCGCGGATATCGTCATGATGCTGCGGCTGCAGCGCGAGCGGATGAACGGCTCCTTCGTGCCGTCGACCTCCGAATATTTCCACTATTTCGGGCTCGACCAGAAGAAGCTCGCCTACGCCAAGCCCGACGCACTGGTGATGCACCCCGGCCCGATGAACCGCGGCGTCGAGATCGACACCGCGGTCGCCGACGGCGCTCAGTCCCTGATCCGCGAACAAGTGGAGATGGGCGTGGCCGTGCGCATGGCGGTGCTGGAAGCGCTCGCCCGTAACCTGCCGAACGCGTGA
- the plsY gene encoding glycerol-3-phosphate 1-O-acyltransferase PlsY produces MGLDAFLPVAFVIGYLLGSIPFGLVLTRLAGTQDIRSIGSGSIGATNVLRTGRKSLAAGTLLLDALKGTAAVLIAFHIAGLDAAMLAGFGAFLGHLFPVWLKFKGGKGVAVYIGILLGLLPAAALVFCLLWLATAFTTRYSSLSALVAAFITPLFLWWFSDPKLASLAVVLTLMLFYAHRENIKRLRAGKESRIGEKA; encoded by the coding sequence ATGGGGCTTGATGCATTCCTGCCGGTCGCCTTCGTCATCGGCTATTTGCTCGGCTCGATTCCGTTCGGGCTGGTGCTGACCAGGCTCGCCGGCACGCAGGATATCCGCTCGATCGGTTCCGGCAGCATCGGCGCCACCAACGTGCTGCGCACAGGGCGCAAGAGCCTTGCCGCGGGCACCCTGCTGCTCGACGCGCTCAAGGGCACTGCAGCGGTCTTGATCGCGTTTCACATCGCTGGACTGGACGCTGCAATGCTGGCCGGGTTCGGTGCCTTTCTGGGCCACCTCTTCCCGGTCTGGCTCAAATTCAAGGGCGGCAAAGGCGTCGCCGTCTATATTGGAATCCTGCTCGGCCTGTTGCCCGCCGCAGCGCTGGTGTTCTGCCTGCTCTGGCTCGCAACCGCTTTTACCACCCGCTACTCCTCCCTGTCTGCGCTGGTCGCAGCCTTCATTACGCCGCTGTTCCTGTGGTGGTTCAGCGACCCCAAACTAGCCTCGCTGGCCGTGGTGCTGACGCTGATGCTGTTCTACGCGCATCGCGAGAACATCAAGCGCTTGCGAGCGGGCAAGGAAAGCCGGATCGGCGAGAAAGCGTAA
- a CDS encoding patatin-like phospholipase family protein, which yields MSEKIDGTHDERGSQGTAASRLLSSTNIWSDPPPPPPSPAPKPVAVPPPASQPDPIAQVRPPVEVVTTASPAAPVQARAEPWPPRKLSLALQGGGTFAAFTWGVLERLLEEPSIEFDTISGASAGAINALLLAGGLAEGGREGARSRLNRFWVRLMHEASFRSLMLIGGFSPPGSSVAFGPALRSGQFDPFDLDPLRLALSRDINFAALRDAKCPKLLIAATRIRDGQQQIFDNDAITADVALASTCPPLVHCAVEIDGEAYWDGGFGGNPPLIKLAKESATADLLLVQVTPTRDSYVPITLAAIDRRLDQIAANAALKAEIAAIAWAQSHAAPALRLTKIAAEDSIEGLAQRSSADLGRGFIRLLHRSGRAAAERWLGQGADGAEPQRTLPVAEPALA from the coding sequence ATGAGCGAGAAGATTGACGGCACGCATGATGAACGCGGCTCGCAGGGCACCGCGGCAAGCCGGCTGCTCTCGTCGACCAACATCTGGTCCGATCCGCCCCCACCGCCCCCATCGCCTGCGCCAAAGCCTGTCGCCGTTCCCCCGCCTGCATCGCAGCCTGATCCCATCGCGCAAGTTCGGCCGCCGGTCGAGGTCGTAACCACCGCCTCGCCTGCTGCGCCCGTACAGGCCCGCGCCGAACCATGGCCGCCGCGAAAGCTTTCACTGGCGCTTCAGGGCGGCGGGACTTTTGCCGCCTTCACCTGGGGCGTGCTGGAACGGCTGCTCGAAGAGCCGTCCATTGAGTTCGATACGATCAGCGGCGCCAGCGCCGGCGCCATCAACGCGCTGCTGCTCGCCGGCGGCCTTGCCGAAGGCGGCCGCGAAGGCGCGCGCAGCCGGCTGAACCGATTCTGGGTCCGGCTGATGCACGAGGCCTCGTTCCGCTCGTTGATGCTGATCGGCGGCTTCTCCCCGCCGGGAAGCTCGGTCGCGTTCGGGCCGGCGCTGCGCTCCGGCCAGTTCGATCCGTTCGATCTCGATCCGCTGCGCCTGGCGCTGTCGCGCGACATCAATTTTGCGGCCTTGCGCGATGCCAAATGCCCAAAGCTTTTGATCGCGGCGACGCGAATCCGCGACGGGCAGCAGCAGATTTTTGACAACGACGCGATCACTGCCGACGTCGCGCTGGCCTCGACCTGCCCGCCGCTGGTTCACTGTGCCGTCGAGATCGACGGCGAGGCCTATTGGGACGGCGGCTTTGGCGGCAATCCGCCGCTGATCAAACTGGCGAAGGAATCGGCAACCGCCGACCTGCTGCTGGTCCAGGTCACGCCCACGCGCGACAGCTATGTGCCGATCACGCTCGCCGCGATCGACCGCCGCCTCGACCAGATCGCCGCCAATGCCGCGCTCAAGGCCGAGATCGCGGCGATCGCATGGGCGCAGTCGCACGCAGCACCCGCGCTGCGGCTTACAAAAATCGCGGCAGAAGACTCGATCGAGGGTCTGGCGCAGCGCTCGTCGGCCGATCTCGGCCGCGGCTTCATTCGCCTGTTGCACCGAAGCGGCCGCGCAGCCGCCGAGCGCTGGCTCGGGCAAGGCGCTGATGGCGCCGAGCCCCAACGCACCCTGCCCGTGGCCGAGCCCGCGCTAGCCTGA
- a CDS encoding glucose 1-dehydrogenase, which yields MRLKNKTALITGGNSGIGLATAKVFVAEGAKVIVTGRNKETLEAAAKELGPNALALAADATEIAATEAAIKQGAEKFGKLDIVFANAGIPGSTPLGSATLETFEKVISTNLTGVFFTVQSALPYLNDNASIILNGSVISVLGIPGYSAYGAAKAGVRAMARIMASELSPRGIRVNVVAPGAIRTPIWGAAIATPEAEKAFEKRIGLSTPLGRIGEPDHISKTVLFLASDDAAHIQGQEIFVDGGAVASPSGAPIYRG from the coding sequence ATGAGGTTGAAGAACAAGACGGCACTGATTACCGGCGGCAACAGCGGCATTGGACTGGCGACGGCCAAGGTATTCGTGGCCGAGGGCGCCAAGGTGATCGTCACCGGGCGCAACAAGGAGACGCTGGAGGCCGCCGCGAAGGAGCTCGGTCCGAACGCACTCGCGCTTGCTGCCGACGCCACGGAGATCGCCGCGACCGAGGCTGCGATCAAGCAGGGCGCCGAAAAGTTCGGCAAGCTCGACATCGTGTTTGCCAATGCCGGCATTCCCGGCAGCACGCCGCTCGGGTCGGCGACGCTCGAGACCTTCGAGAAGGTGATCAGCACCAATCTCACCGGCGTGTTCTTCACGGTTCAATCTGCGCTGCCTTATCTCAACGACAACGCCTCGATCATCCTCAACGGCTCGGTGATCTCCGTGCTCGGCATTCCCGGTTACTCGGCCTATGGCGCGGCGAAGGCCGGCGTGCGCGCGATGGCGCGGATCATGGCCTCGGAACTGTCGCCGCGCGGCATTCGCGTCAACGTGGTCGCGCCGGGTGCGATCCGCACGCCGATCTGGGGCGCGGCGATCGCAACACCGGAGGCGGAGAAGGCGTTCGAGAAGCGCATCGGGCTGTCGACGCCGCTCGGGCGCATTGGTGAACCAGATCACATCTCGAAGACGGTGCTGTTCCTTGCGTCGGACGATGCCGCGCACATCCAGGGCCAGGAGATCTTCGTCGATGGCGGCGCAGTGGCCTCGCCGAGCGGCGCGCCGATCTATCGCGGTTGA
- a CDS encoding IS110 family transposase codes for MDILYERVAGLDVHKDTVVACVRIMVDGKAQRECRTFAAATEQLGELRRWLEESRCTHVAMEATGVYWMPVFRILGEGAFELIVANAAHIKNVPGRKTDMNDAMWIADLLACGLIKGSFIPEEEVQELRALTRTRKQLVREQTRHVQRIEKTLAEANIKLGSVISDIMGASGRRIIQAMIEGVRQPNKLAELAGKQIKASPKELYDALHGRLTDHHRFLLALHLQQRDGLDETIRKLDVEIAQRIECMEAEVNGGKIPFRHLIGLLTTIPGVSAVAAPAILSEIGADMSRFQTAGHLVAWTGLCPGQNESAGKRKSSRLRKGAPWLKTMLIQCAWAAKRTKNSYYRAQFFRLQAKRGPQKAICAVAASILTAIYHILKDGTEHRDLGAAYFDRRPTEVQASRLVARLKKLGFTVQLQPIAEAA; via the coding sequence ATGGATATTCTGTACGAGCGGGTGGCTGGCCTGGATGTGCACAAGGACACGGTCGTGGCCTGTGTGCGGATCATGGTCGACGGCAAGGCGCAGCGGGAGTGCCGGACCTTTGCAGCCGCGACTGAACAGCTTGGGGAGCTGCGAAGGTGGCTGGAAGAAAGCCGGTGCACGCATGTGGCGATGGAGGCGACGGGCGTCTACTGGATGCCAGTGTTCCGAATCCTGGGCGAAGGCGCCTTTGAACTGATCGTCGCCAATGCCGCGCACATCAAGAATGTGCCGGGACGCAAGACCGACATGAACGATGCGATGTGGATCGCCGATCTGTTGGCCTGCGGGCTGATCAAGGGCAGCTTCATTCCGGAGGAGGAGGTTCAGGAGTTGCGCGCGCTGACGCGGACGCGCAAGCAGCTGGTTCGCGAGCAGACGCGGCACGTGCAGCGGATCGAGAAGACGCTGGCAGAAGCCAACATCAAGCTTGGCTCAGTGATCTCCGACATCATGGGCGCGAGCGGCCGGCGGATCATCCAGGCGATGATTGAGGGCGTGCGGCAGCCCAACAAGCTGGCCGAGCTAGCCGGCAAGCAGATCAAGGCCTCGCCGAAGGAGCTCTACGACGCGTTGCACGGGCGGCTGACGGATCACCACCGCTTTCTGCTCGCGCTTCATCTGCAGCAGCGGGATGGCCTGGATGAGACGATTCGCAAGCTTGATGTCGAAATCGCTCAGCGGATCGAGTGCATGGAAGCGGAGGTCAACGGTGGCAAGATCCCCTTTCGCCACTTGATCGGATTGTTGACCACCATTCCCGGGGTCAGCGCGGTGGCGGCGCCGGCCATTCTGTCCGAGATCGGCGCCGACATGAGCCGCTTCCAGACCGCTGGCCATCTCGTCGCCTGGACCGGACTGTGTCCCGGACAGAACGAGAGCGCCGGCAAGCGCAAGTCCTCGCGCCTGCGCAAGGGCGCGCCGTGGCTCAAGACGATGCTCATTCAATGTGCCTGGGCTGCCAAGCGCACAAAGAACAGCTACTACCGGGCGCAGTTCTTCCGCTTGCAGGCCAAGCGCGGGCCGCAAAAGGCTATCTGCGCCGTCGCTGCCTCGATCCTCACCGCAATCTACCACATCCTCAAAGACGGCACGGAGCACCGCGACCTCGGCGCTGCTTACTTCGACCGCCGGCCCACGGAGGTCCAAGCAAGCCGCCTCGTCGCGCGCCTCAAAAAGCTGGGCTTCACCGTCCAACTCCAGCCCATCGCGGAGGCCGCCTGA
- the dprA gene encoding DNA-processing protein DprA, with the protein MLAPQGDAVDAIHRNAELTEADRVDRLRLIRSDNVGPRTFRSLVDHFGTARAALERLPDLARRGGASRSGRICSVDEAKGELAASRKFGIAWLAPGEDGYPARLATLDDAPPLLAVRGDNATLMRPMIAIVGSRNASGAGLKFAGQLARELGEAGFIIISGLARGVDQAAHRASVESGTIAVLAGGHDCIYPPEHGDLLAAILDHSGAAISEMPLGHDPRARDFPRRNRLISGAALGVVVVEAAHRSGSLITARMAAEQGREVFAVPGSPLDPRAAGTNDLIKQGATLVTEAADIINAVAPIMQRPQMHPAGELDSEPFEGDPQGHDRDQITGLLGPVPISIDDLVRMSGASPAIVRTVLLELELAGRLERHGGGLVSLL; encoded by the coding sequence ATGCTGGCCCCACAAGGAGATGCCGTGGACGCCATCCACCGAAACGCAGAGCTGACCGAGGCTGACAGGGTCGACCGGCTGCGGCTGATCCGCTCCGACAATGTCGGGCCGCGTACCTTCCGTTCGCTGGTCGATCACTTCGGCACCGCGCGTGCCGCGCTAGAGCGGCTGCCGGATCTGGCACGCCGCGGCGGTGCGTCGCGATCGGGGCGGATTTGTAGTGTGGATGAAGCGAAAGGTGAGCTCGCCGCAAGCCGCAAGTTCGGCATCGCCTGGCTCGCGCCCGGCGAGGACGGCTACCCGGCACGGCTCGCGACGCTCGACGATGCGCCACCGCTGCTCGCCGTGCGCGGCGACAACGCGACGCTGATGCGTCCGATGATCGCGATCGTCGGCTCGCGCAACGCTTCCGGCGCTGGGCTAAAATTCGCCGGCCAGCTCGCGCGCGAGCTTGGCGAAGCCGGCTTCATCATCATCTCGGGGCTTGCCCGCGGGGTCGACCAGGCCGCACATCGCGCGAGCGTCGAGAGCGGCACGATCGCGGTGCTCGCCGGCGGGCATGATTGCATCTATCCGCCCGAGCATGGCGACCTGCTCGCCGCGATCCTCGATCATTCGGGCGCGGCGATCTCCGAAATGCCGCTCGGCCACGACCCGCGCGCCCGCGATTTTCCCCGCCGCAACCGGCTGATCTCGGGCGCCGCGCTCGGCGTGGTCGTGGTGGAGGCCGCGCACCGCTCGGGCTCGCTGATCACCGCGCGCATGGCCGCCGAACAGGGCCGCGAGGTGTTCGCGGTCCCCGGCTCGCCGCTCGATCCGCGCGCCGCCGGCACCAACGATCTGATCAAGCAGGGCGCAACGCTGGTCACCGAAGCCGCCGACATCATCAACGCCGTCGCGCCGATCATGCAGCGACCGCAGATGCATCCCGCAGGTGAGCTCGACAGCGAGCCGTTCGAGGGCGATCCGCAGGGGCATGACCGCGACCAAATCACCGGCCTGCTCGGCCCCGTCCCCATCTCGATCGACGATCTCGTGCGGATGTCCGGCGCCTCACCCGCGATCGTGCGCACGGTGCTGCTGGAACTCGAGCTCGCCGGCCGGCTCGAACGCCACGGCGGCGGACTGGTGTCGCTGCTTTAA
- a CDS encoding dihydroorotase has product MLIDRRPILLANARVVDPSRDFDGPGDVLIADGIIRETRRGIGAAGVPEGTDVVNCSGKIVAPGLIDMRAFVGEPGFSHRETFASASQAAATGGITTIICQPDTSPVIDNSATVDFVMRRARDTAIVNIQPMAALTKGMRGEEMTEFGLLKAAGAVAFSDGDRSVTNAQVMRRALTYARDFGALIVHHTEDPDLVGEGVMNEGEFASRLGLMGIPKAAEAVILERDMRLVALTGGRYHAASLSCIESLEILKRARDAGLAVSASVSINHLALNENDIGPYRSFLKLSPPLRTEDDRRALVEAVASGLVDVIMSDHNPHDVEMKRLPFAEAAPGAIGLETMLPAGLRLVHNDELDLKTLIRAMSTRPAELLGLPGGTLRVGSPADVVVIDPDVPWVVDPADLKSPCKNTPFDEARFTGRAIRTIVGGRTVYEHV; this is encoded by the coding sequence ATGCTGATTGACCGCCGCCCCATCCTGCTCGCCAACGCCCGCGTCGTCGATCCCAGCAGGGATTTCGACGGCCCTGGCGACGTCCTGATTGCCGACGGCATCATCCGCGAGACCCGCCGCGGCATCGGTGCGGCCGGCGTCCCCGAGGGAACCGACGTCGTCAATTGCTCCGGCAAGATCGTCGCGCCCGGCCTGATCGACATGCGCGCCTTCGTCGGCGAGCCCGGCTTCAGCCATCGCGAGACCTTTGCCTCCGCGAGCCAGGCGGCCGCGACCGGCGGCATCACCACTATCATCTGCCAGCCCGACACCTCTCCGGTGATCGACAACTCGGCGACCGTCGATTTCGTGATGCGGCGCGCGCGCGATACCGCGATCGTCAACATCCAGCCGATGGCGGCGCTGACCAAGGGCATGCGCGGCGAGGAGATGACCGAGTTCGGCCTGCTCAAGGCCGCCGGCGCCGTGGCCTTCAGCGACGGCGACCGCAGCGTGACCAATGCGCAGGTGATGCGCCGCGCGCTGACCTACGCCCGCGATTTCGGCGCGCTGATCGTGCATCACACCGAGGACCCCGATCTCGTCGGCGAAGGCGTGATGAACGAAGGCGAGTTCGCCTCGCGCCTCGGCCTGATGGGCATCCCGAAGGCCGCCGAGGCCGTGATCCTCGAGCGCGACATGCGCCTGGTCGCGCTGACCGGCGGCCGCTATCACGCCGCTTCGCTGTCCTGCATCGAGTCGCTCGAGATCTTGAAGCGCGCCCGCGACGCCGGCCTCGCCGTCAGCGCCTCGGTTTCGATCAACCATCTTGCGCTGAACGAGAACGACATCGGCCCCTACCGTTCCTTCCTGAAACTGTCGCCGCCGCTGCGCACCGAGGACGATCGCCGTGCGCTGGTGGAGGCCGTGGCCTCCGGCCTCGTCGACGTCATCATGTCCGATCACAATCCGCACGACGTCGAGATGAAGCGCCTGCCGTTTGCAGAAGCGGCCCCAGGCGCCATTGGCCTCGAGACCATGCTGCCAGCGGGCCTGCGGCTGGTGCACAATGACGAGCTCGACCTCAAGACGCTGATCCGGGCGATGTCGACGCGGCCGGCCGAACTGCTCGGCCTGCCGGGCGGAACCCTGCGCGTCGGCAGCCCAGCCGACGTCGTCGTGATCGACCCCGATGTGCCCTGGGTGGTCGACCCCGCCGACCTCAAATCGCCCTGCAAGAACACCCCGTTCGACGAAGCCCGCTTTACAGGCCGCGCTATCAGGACCATCGTCGGCGGACGAACGGTTTACGAGCATGTCTAA